The following proteins are encoded in a genomic region of Spirosoma sp. SC4-14:
- a CDS encoding aminotransferase class V-fold PLP-dependent enzyme has translation MITFYPGPSKIYPQVADYAAEAIREGIVSQNHRSAGFMDVVKETINLLHQKLAIPAEYHIAFVSSATECWEIVAQSLTIEASLHPYSGAFGKKWAEYAYRIKPPTELNQADVLCLVQNETSNGTQVSMDTLAQFRREFTSTDGSPIIAIDAVSSMAGIAFDWTLADVWFASVQKCFGLPAGLAVLIYSPAALNRAQAIGENAHYNSLLFIHENFSKYQTPYTPNGLGIYMLMRVMQQVAPIAEVDAITKKRAANWYSFFEQKMASSPFRLLVDTPAERSDTVIAVEGSETDIKAVKAAAQQAGIMLGNGYGDWKTTTFRIANFPAITDAEIETLTQFLLSFQQ, from the coding sequence ATGATCACGTTCTACCCAGGTCCGTCAAAAATATATCCACAGGTGGCCGATTATGCCGCCGAAGCCATTCGGGAAGGTATTGTGAGCCAGAATCACCGGAGTGCCGGTTTTATGGATGTGGTGAAAGAAACCATCAACCTCCTGCATCAAAAGCTGGCTATCCCGGCCGAGTATCACATTGCCTTTGTGTCGTCGGCTACCGAATGCTGGGAAATTGTGGCACAATCGCTGACCATCGAAGCCAGTCTTCACCCCTACAGCGGTGCGTTTGGCAAAAAATGGGCCGAATATGCCTATCGCATCAAACCACCCACGGAGTTAAACCAGGCCGATGTGCTCTGTCTGGTTCAAAACGAAACCTCCAACGGCACGCAGGTATCGATGGATACGCTCGCTCAGTTTCGGCGGGAATTTACCAGCACCGACGGCTCGCCAATTATTGCTATCGATGCCGTATCGTCGATGGCCGGAATTGCGTTCGACTGGACGCTGGCCGATGTCTGGTTTGCTTCCGTTCAAAAATGTTTTGGCCTTCCGGCCGGGTTAGCCGTACTTATATACTCCCCGGCAGCGCTCAACCGGGCGCAGGCCATTGGCGAAAACGCACATTATAACAGCCTGCTGTTCATTCACGAAAATTTTTCGAAATACCAGACGCCTTACACACCCAATGGCCTGGGCATATACATGCTCATGCGTGTGATGCAACAGGTAGCTCCCATTGCCGAGGTTGACGCCATTACAAAAAAACGCGCAGCAAACTGGTATTCGTTTTTCGAACAAAAAATGGCCAGCTCCCCTTTCCGGCTGCTGGTCGATACTCCAGCCGAACGGTCCGATACCGTCATTGCCGTTGAAGGCTCCGAGACAGACATCAAGGCGGTGAAGGCTGCGGCCCAACAAGCAGGTATTATGCTCGGAAACGGGTATGGCGACTGGAAAACGACCACGTTTCGCATTGCTAATTTTCCGGCCATCACCGATGCCGAAATTGAAACCTTAACGCAATTCCTTTTGTCATTCCAGCAATAA
- a CDS encoding MarC family protein — protein sequence MFNIKEIASVTLILFSVIDVIGSLPVLIDLRKKVGKIESERATLVSGALMISFLFVGERLLKLFGVDVASFAVAGALIIFLIGLEMILGRTIFKPEESSTGGATHIVPIAFPLIAGAGTLTTIISLRAEYQIVNIIIGIIINLILIYVVLKSSGWLETRLGSGGLAVLRKIFGIILLAIAIKLFKTNLISDF from the coding sequence ATGTTTAATATAAAAGAAATTGCCTCTGTTACGCTCATTCTTTTTTCGGTTATCGACGTGATCGGCTCGTTACCGGTTCTGATCGATCTTCGCAAAAAAGTCGGAAAAATTGAATCGGAACGGGCAACCCTGGTATCGGGAGCGCTGATGATTTCCTTTCTGTTCGTTGGCGAACGGCTGCTAAAGTTGTTTGGCGTCGATGTGGCTTCCTTTGCCGTGGCTGGGGCACTTATCATTTTCCTGATCGGTCTTGAAATGATTTTAGGACGCACCATTTTCAAACCAGAAGAAAGCAGCACGGGTGGCGCTACGCACATTGTTCCAATTGCGTTTCCGCTCATTGCCGGAGCCGGAACACTAACAACTATAATTTCGCTCCGGGCCGAGTATCAGATCGTCAATATTATTATCGGTATCATTATCAATCTGATTCTGATCTATGTTGTCCTGAAATCGTCGGGCTGGCTCGAAACCCGGCTGGGCTCTGGTGGTCTGGCTGTTCTTCGCAAAATATTTGGCATTATTCTGCTGGCCATTGCCATAAAACTGTTTAAAACCAACCTGATTTCTGATTTTTAA
- the aroQ gene encoding type II 3-dehydroquinate dehydratase, with amino-acid sequence MKQILIINGPNLNLLGTREPTIYGNRSFIDYLKTLEEQFPDVQLRYFQSNHEGELIDKIHELGFTVDGIVINAGAYTHTSIAIADALSAITAPAIEVHISNVHARESFRHHSYLSAKCKGIIVGLGLKGYEMAIRYLLTV; translated from the coding sequence ATGAAACAGATTCTTATCATAAATGGTCCCAACCTGAACCTGCTGGGTACGCGGGAACCAACCATCTATGGAAATCGCTCGTTCATCGACTATCTGAAAACGCTGGAAGAACAGTTTCCCGACGTGCAACTTCGCTATTTTCAGTCGAATCATGAGGGTGAACTAATCGATAAAATTCATGAACTGGGCTTTACGGTAGATGGTATCGTGATCAATGCTGGTGCTTATACACATACTTCGATTGCCATTGCTGATGCACTTTCGGCCATCACGGCTCCGGCCATTGAGGTCCATATATCCAATGTTCACGCCCGGGAGTCGTTCCGTCACCACAGCTATCTGTCGGCCAAATGTAAGGGTATTATTGTAGGTCTCGGCCTGAAAGGTTACGAAATGGCCATTCGCTATCTGCTGACGGTTTAA
- the cobT gene encoding nicotinate-nucleotide--dimethylbenzimidazole phosphoribosyltransferase: MTSSATTLETAIRRRIDHKTKPLGALGRLEELALQIALIQQTETPVLSNPHMLVFAGDHGLAAEGVSAYPADITHGMVKNFIAGGAAINVFCRQNGLELLVCDVGVNGTFDENTESFVKYKIRPGTRNMRYEPAMTADECAAALDAGKTLVNGIQYRNCTIVGFGEMGIGNTSPAALLMHRFTKRPLDQCVGRGTGLDDAGLAHKLSILETVAAQYQQLTNPLEILAAMGGLEIAAIVGGILQATENRMVILIDGFIATSALLVAQALNPAVLQNCIFCHQSNEAGHRHMLDFFNARPLLTLDLRLGEGTGCALAYPLVQAAVGMLNEMATMDVL, encoded by the coding sequence ATGACTTCCTCAGCAACTACACTCGAAACCGCTATTCGGCGACGAATCGATCATAAAACCAAACCGCTGGGCGCTTTGGGACGGTTGGAAGAACTGGCTCTGCAAATAGCGTTAATTCAACAGACCGAAACGCCGGTGTTGAGCAATCCGCATATGCTCGTGTTTGCGGGCGATCATGGGCTGGCTGCCGAAGGCGTCAGCGCCTACCCTGCCGACATTACCCATGGCATGGTAAAAAACTTCATTGCTGGCGGAGCCGCCATCAATGTTTTCTGTCGGCAAAATGGCTTGGAGCTATTGGTGTGCGATGTGGGTGTAAATGGCACCTTTGACGAGAACACTGAGAGTTTTGTCAAATACAAAATTCGTCCTGGCACCCGCAATATGCGGTACGAACCCGCCATGACGGCCGATGAATGTGCGGCTGCTCTGGATGCCGGAAAAACGCTGGTCAATGGCATTCAATACCGAAATTGTACTATAGTTGGCTTTGGCGAAATGGGGATTGGCAACACGTCGCCAGCCGCCTTGTTGATGCACCGATTCACCAAACGTCCATTAGATCAATGCGTTGGTCGCGGCACAGGGCTCGACGATGCGGGGTTGGCGCACAAACTGTCGATTCTCGAAACGGTGGCAGCGCAGTACCAGCAACTCACGAATCCATTAGAAATTCTGGCCGCAATGGGAGGTCTGGAAATTGCGGCTATTGTGGGTGGAATACTTCAGGCTACCGAAAACAGGATGGTTATTCTGATCGATGGATTCATTGCCACCTCAGCCTTGCTGGTTGCCCAGGCGCTGAATCCGGCTGTATTACAAAACTGCATTTTCTGCCACCAGTCTAATGAAGCAGGTCATCGACACATGCTCGATTTCTTCAATGCCCGGCCACTGCTCACGCTCGACCTCCGCCTGGGCGAAGGCACAGGATGCGCCCTGGCCTACCCGCTTGTGCAGGCTGCTGTTGGTATGCTGAACGAAATGGCAACGATGGATGTGCTTTAA
- a CDS encoding nucleoside triphosphate pyrophosphohydrolase family protein: MHSPDSLAQVAEFHRTFHAPVLDTPQIPSEARCNLRVSLLAEELDEFREAIAAGDIVAVADALCDLQYVLSGAVLEFGLGNKFKALFEEVQRSNMSKACLTVEEAEATVAQYQAKGFPCHYIESEGKFLVFRDADHKTLKSINYSPADLETILR; the protein is encoded by the coding sequence ATGCACTCACCCGATTCACTTGCTCAGGTAGCAGAATTTCACCGCACCTTCCATGCGCCAGTTCTCGACACACCCCAGATTCCATCCGAAGCCCGCTGCAACCTGCGAGTATCGCTGTTGGCCGAAGAACTCGATGAATTTCGCGAGGCTATTGCGGCTGGCGACATTGTAGCAGTGGCCGATGCACTTTGCGATCTGCAATATGTGTTGTCGGGAGCGGTTCTGGAGTTTGGCCTTGGCAATAAATTCAAAGCCTTATTCGAAGAGGTCCAGCGCTCCAACATGAGCAAAGCCTGCCTGACCGTCGAAGAAGCCGAAGCTACCGTCGCGCAGTATCAGGCTAAAGGCTTTCCCTGCCACTACATCGAGTCGGAGGGCAAATTTCTGGTCTTCCGCGATGCCGACCACAAAACACTCAAAAGCATCAACTACTCTCCCGCCGACCTGGAAACGATACTGAGATAG
- a CDS encoding adenosylcobinamide-GDP ribazoletransferase → MRLFFTALMFYTRLPVPKNIDHSADALNRSTMFFPLIGWIVGGIGVGIYWLGTVLFPPTYLPVLFSIIATVWVTGAFHEDGFADVCDGFGGGWTKEKILAIMKDSRLGTYGTIGLVLLLAVKFFALQSLLGVETFGWAVALKYISAHSLSRLTAATVISALPYARDDLDAKAKPIAQGITASQLTIAALFGLAPLLALVVYTTLWIYLLFLIPLALVRWRFIWFFNKWLGGYTGDCLGAVQQVTEVVVYLSFVSLLWVSV, encoded by the coding sequence ATGCGACTCTTCTTTACGGCGTTGATGTTTTATACCCGCTTACCGGTTCCGAAAAATATCGACCACTCGGCCGACGCGTTGAACCGATCTACCATGTTCTTTCCGTTGATCGGCTGGATAGTGGGTGGCATAGGCGTAGGCATCTATTGGCTTGGAACGGTGCTGTTTCCACCAACCTATCTTCCCGTATTGTTCAGCATAATTGCTACGGTTTGGGTAACGGGAGCCTTTCATGAAGATGGCTTTGCCGACGTTTGCGACGGCTTTGGGGGTGGCTGGACAAAAGAAAAAATCCTGGCGATCATGAAAGATAGCCGTTTGGGCACCTATGGTACTATTGGGCTGGTATTGCTCCTGGCAGTTAAATTTTTTGCCCTGCAATCGCTGCTCGGTGTCGAAACCTTTGGTTGGGCTGTTGCACTCAAATACATCTCGGCCCATAGCCTGAGTCGGTTAACTGCCGCTACAGTTATCAGCGCGCTCCCCTATGCCCGCGACGATCTTGATGCCAAAGCAAAACCCATTGCGCAGGGTATCACCGCTAGCCAACTCACCATAGCGGCTCTGTTTGGTTTAGCCCCATTGCTGGCGCTTGTGGTTTATACGACACTGTGGATTTATTTGCTCTTTCTGATTCCATTGGCGCTGGTTCGCTGGCGATTCATCTGGTTTTTCAACAAATGGCTCGGTGGCTATACCGGCGATTGTCTGGGGGCCGTCCAACAAGTTACCGAAGTTGTAGTTTATCTGTCATTCGTTTCATTGCTGTGGGTTTCGGTTTAA
- a CDS encoding DUF6580 family putative transport protein produces the protein MKSLQIRLITLCTIVLATALFRLLPHWPNFTPIAALALFGAATFERRWLGLAVPLLAMLLSDALIGFHGNMASVYVSFGLTWLLGLWALRRPSAGRIAAVSVTASVLFFLITNFAVWYGSTFYPQTMAGLMGCYAAGLAFYDGTSFFLNGLLGDLFFNGVLFGGYYLLQQRFGVLKPVRA, from the coding sequence ATGAAATCGCTACAAATTCGTCTGATTACTTTATGCACCATTGTGCTGGCTACTGCACTCTTTCGCCTGCTGCCGCACTGGCCTAACTTCACTCCCATTGCTGCTTTGGCCTTGTTTGGAGCGGCCACTTTCGAACGCAGGTGGTTAGGTCTGGCAGTTCCATTACTGGCCATGCTATTGAGCGATGCCCTGATTGGTTTCCATGGGAACATGGCTTCAGTTTATGTAAGTTTTGGCCTGACCTGGCTGCTTGGACTATGGGCACTGCGTCGGCCGTCGGCCGGGCGAATTGCCGCTGTTTCGGTTACGGCATCGGTTCTGTTTTTCCTGATCACTAATTTTGCCGTTTGGTATGGCAGCACATTTTACCCACAAACAATGGCGGGACTGATGGGCTGCTACGCAGCGGGGCTGGCGTTCTATGACGGTACGTCTTTCTTTCTGAATGGCCTGCTGGGCGACCTGTTTTTCAATGGTGTTCTCTTTGGAGGCTATTATCTGTTACAACAACGCTTTGGTGTGCTAAAACCCGTGCGGGCTTAA
- a CDS encoding histidine phosphatase family protein, with translation MDVYLIRHTEVAVGRGVAYGQSDVDLAETYEDQRDRLINHLPDDPFAIFSSPLRRCYQLANDLANTFSPGSSIEIAPGQTSVPDAQPLVVKTDDRLKEFFFGDWEMVPWNDIGREVLEPWMADFVNVRTPNGENFNDVFERVGSFWQSTILPIAQTQTAQPVFIISHGGVIRALLCLFLDLSLQNAYRLNLDYGAVTKLTLTGSSYTVQYINR, from the coding sequence ATGGATGTTTATCTGATTCGTCATACCGAAGTTGCTGTTGGGCGTGGGGTGGCCTATGGTCAATCCGATGTCGATCTGGCCGAAACCTACGAAGACCAACGTGACCGACTGATTAACCACTTACCCGACGATCCGTTTGCTATTTTTTCATCTCCCCTGCGCCGGTGCTACCAGTTAGCCAACGATCTGGCCAATACTTTTTCGCCGGGTAGCTCAATAGAAATCGCACCCGGACAAACGTCAGTACCAGATGCCCAACCATTAGTGGTCAAAACCGATGATCGATTGAAAGAATTTTTCTTCGGCGACTGGGAAATGGTGCCCTGGAACGATATTGGCCGCGAGGTTCTGGAGCCGTGGATGGCCGATTTTGTGAACGTTCGAACACCCAACGGCGAAAATTTCAATGATGTGTTCGAGCGGGTGGGCTCGTTCTGGCAGTCGACGATTTTGCCTATTGCGCAAACTCAAACTGCTCAGCCCGTGTTCATCATATCACACGGCGGTGTTATTCGGGCTTTGCTGTGTCTGTTTCTGGATTTATCTTTGCAAAACGCCTACCGGCTCAATCTCGATTATGGAGCTGTAACAAAACTGACATTAACCGGATCGTCATACACGGTCCAATATATAAATCGCTGA